The following proteins are encoded in a genomic region of Colletotrichum higginsianum IMI 349063 chromosome 9, whole genome shotgun sequence:
- a CDS encoding Alanyl-trna synthetase, which translates to MTESTQLVYQRDGERLLHTAKVFSVVPVSDLAESDQALVKDAPEIEHAVITDSTIFHVQGGGQPSDIGTMTAPSDAAPANAESTFEVKSVRQPAQGNQILHFGRFVPADAAPTFDAGGELQQHVDAEKRNLHSRLHTAGHVMSLAIHALCREGVLPPLKESKASHYPDSAAVVFIGTLDGKHKDAIQAKTDEFVRSASPVRIHWWPMEELLEKCHASEGFALPEGETVGRVVEMEGLGSYPCGGTHVRDCSQVGKIEVKKISRSKGTSKVSYRVA; encoded by the coding sequence ATGACTGAATCAACCCAACTCGTCTACCAACGAGACGGGGAGCGGCTCCTCCATACCGCCAAGGTCTTCTCCGTCGTCCCGGTATCTGACCTCGCCGAATCCGACCAAGCTCTCGTCAAGGACGCCCCAGAGATCGAGCACGCCGTCATCACGGACTCCACAATCTTCCAcgtccagggcggcggccagcccTCAGACATCGGAACCATGACCGCCCCCTCCGATGCGGCACCCGCCAACGCGGAGTCGACGTTCGAGGTCAAGTCGGTCCGCCAGCCGGCCCAGGGCAACCAGATCCTCCACTTCGGCCGGTTcgtccccgccgacgccgctccGACCTTCGACGCGGGAGGCGAGCTCCAGCagcacgtcgacgccgagaagcgcaACTTGCACTCGCGCCTGCACACCGCCGGCCACGTCATGAGCCTCGCCATCCACGCGCTGTGCCGCGAGGgcgtgctgccgccgctcaaGGAGTCCAAGGCCTCGCACTACCCGgactcggccgccgtcgtcttcatcggcaCGCTCGACGGCAAGCACAAGGACGCCATCCAGGCCAAGACAGACGAGTTCGTGCGCTCGGCCAGCCCCGTCAGGATCCACTGGTGGCCCATggaggagctcctcgagaAGTGCCACGCGAGCGAGGGCTTCGCGCTGCCCGAGGGGGAGACGgtcggccgcgtcgtcgagatggaggGCCTGGGAAGCTACCCGTGCGGTGGGACGCACGTCCGGGACTGCAGTCAGGTGGGCAAGATTGAGGTGAAGAAGATCTCGCGCTCCAAGGGAACGAGCAAGGTGTCTTACCGCGTCGCATAG
- a CDS encoding Argininosuccinate synthase, with the protein MHKLSPLQTEGQYINKSQGLRANGAVQDEKKAIENSEKVSNGAPLQDKRPIESFEQLAQIENRDDPVVTMFSGGLDSTYLLLRLQQLGFTNIHAVAVDVGSPVDEEGLTRHAAHFGAYFKLLDGREAFVNEGVMPAIRAHATYMGMFPISSSLTRPVIARLVTDYAKDLGAGLLLHTANLSQNSLPRLNNSIRRLGFPGRFGSPYPHSVVSREKKADELSAAGLTIMSERKLSGDENLWCREFEDGPLGDPEGFCIPEDAYTWTRGSGAHPSQKITLRFEDGNLVSVDGKRIPLIRAIELLNREVGKFGLGRFVGLEPLSTDDKALEMREAPAAAIIMDALRHLEIATLETKTLELKQQLEQKWTREAIAGHWGAKCHSMCEAAIEASLLGVDGSVTYDVDHSRFLPCAIVADNACYIRDRDTWERAQQSLSRF; encoded by the coding sequence ATGCATAAGCTGTCTCCACTGCAGACAGAAGGGCAATATATTAACAAATCGCAGGGTCTCAGagccaacggcgccgtccaggacgagaagaaggccattGAAAACTCCGAGAAGGTGTCCAATGGCGCACCCCTGCAGGACAAGAGGCCGATCGAAAGCTTCGAGCAGCTCGCGCAGATCGAGAACCGGGATGACCCCGTCGTGACCATGTTCAGCGGCGGCCTGGACAGCACCTACCTGCTCCttcgcctccagcagctcggcTTCACCAACAtccacgccgtcgccgtcgacgtcggatcgcccgtcgacgaggagggtcTCACCCGGCACGCGGCGCACTTTGGCGCGTACTtcaagctcctcgacggccgcgaggccTTTGTCAACGAGGGCGTCATGCCCGCCATCCGCGCGCACGCCACGTACATGGGCATGTTCCCCATCAGCAGCTCCCTCACGCGGCCCGTCATCGCGCGCCTCGTCACCGACTACGCCAAGGACCTCGGCGcgggcctgctgctgcacaCGGCCAACCTCTCCCAGAACAGCCTGCCGCGCCTCAACAACTCGATCCGGCGCCTCGGGTTCCCCGGGCGGTTCGGCAGCCCGTACCCGCACTCGGTCGTCTCGCGCGAGAAAAAGGCCGACgagctctcggcggcggggctGACCATCATGTCGGAGCGCAAGCTCAGCGGCGACGAGAACCTGTGGTGCCGCGAGTTCGAGGACGGGCCCCTGGGCGACCCGGAAGGCTTCTGCATCCCCGAGGACGCCTACACGTGGACGCGCGGGTCCGGGGCGCACCCGAGCCAGAAGATCACGCTGCGGTTCGAGGACGGCAACCTCGTCTCGGTCGACGGCAAGCGGATCCCGCTCATCCGGGCGATCGAGCTGCTGAACAGGGAGGTCGGCAAgttcggcctcggccggtTCGTCGGGCTCGAGCCGCTCTCGACGGACGACAAGGCGCTCGAGATGCgcgaggcgccggcggcggccatcatcATGGACGCGCTGCGGCACCTCGAGATCGCGACGCTCGAGACCAAGACGCTGGAGCtgaagcagcagctcgagcagAAGTGGACGCGCGAGGCCATCGCGGGCCACTGGGGCGCCAAGTGCCACTCCATGTgcgaggccgccatcgaggcctCGCTGCTCGGggtcgacggcagcgtcACCTACGACGTCGACCACTCGCGCTTCCTGCCGTGCGCCATCGTCGCGGACAATGCGTGCTACATCCGGGACCGGGACACCTGGGAGCGGGCTCAGCAATCGCTCTCGCGGTTCTGA